The genomic segment TCCCCTCCAAATTTATCCTTTGTATTCCATATCGATAAAACCCCAAAGGATCTAAGTTAACCTCCAAGAATCGTCTTATTCTTTTCTCAACACTTTCTTCCCCTAATATCTTTGAAGTAGAGATATTTTCGAGATTGTTAAATTTTGTTTCTAATGGATTATAATGTTGTTGGGCAACTTTTCTCTTTTTGAACCCTTTAATCCAGCCAATTACCTCCCCATTAACTCTTATGAGTGGAAGGAAGATTAGATCCAAATCTATAATTTCTATATTTTCTTTAAATGAATCTCTTATAATTTTCTCAGGATTTTTTATGATTGGTTTTGCGAAGAACCTTGGGAAACCGATTTTCTTTGTTAGCAAAAAACGAGTTTTACAGAAAGAGCATTTTGTATTAGTAACTCCTTCTTGCACATCAAGTTCAGCCCCACAATTTGGGCAGGTAAAAGCAATTAAGATCTTGATTTTTCTATGAGTTTTCTCTTCTATCATAATACCAAAGGATAAGAGTTAGAAGAAGCCCAAAGATTATTTTTAAAATTAAAGAGGGCAAGAAAAGAGAAATAAATACAACTATGATCGAACTTCCAATGGCAAAAGGATATTGATTTCTGGGTTTTTCTTCTATCTCTTCAAAGAAGTTAGTAAAGATCTCTCCTTTTACAGCATCAATATAATAAATATTAAGAGCTTCTTCTGCTTTAAAAAAAGGATAATATATAATCTCTATAGACTCAATCTCCTTTATTTCTTTTTCTTTTAATATTGCTTCAGAAGGTTTTTGAGGAGGAGGAAGATCAAAATCAAGAGGTATTATATCTCCTCTGGGGACAAAATGTTCTAATCCTATTAATTTTATATCTTCTCCAGGTAAGAATTTTACTCCCTCTTTAGTAAGAATCCTATAAAAAGGAAGATAAGTTAATTTAAGATTTAAGTCTTTTTTTATTTTATTCTTTAGTAAAATTTTTGCCGGTGTTGGATCCAAGATAGGTTTTATTAACTTTCTTAGAATTATTTTTTCTCTTTCGTAGTATAAATAAGTTCCACAATAAGGACAACTTACGAGCCCTGCGTGTTTTTCTAATTTTAAAACTCCATCACATTGAGGGCATTTAAATTCCATTTATTAATTATTGTTTCGCTCCACATTGAGGACAGAATTTTGCATTTTTTGGAATTTCTTTTTTGCATTTTGAGCATAAAATTTTTCCTACCTTTTCTCCGCAATTTGGACAAAATTTTGCTCCTTGAGGTAAAGAGTAACCACATCTTTCACAGTTTGCGAGAGAGCCTTTCTTTTCTTCAATAGTTTTTTGCATTATTTCTGGGATCATAGCTCCCATTCCGATCCCAGCTCCTACACCTACACCTGCGCCTGCTGTGCCCCCCTCTGCGGAAGCTGCATCTCGAAGGGCTTTTGCTGTTTGGAATTGAGTAAACTTATCGATGTCTCCAACAACTCCCATGCCTGTTCGTTCATCAATCATTTTTTGAACCTCAGGAGGAGGCGTAATGGATCTTATGTAGAAGTCGACTAACTCCATCCCATATTTTTCAAAGTCTTCAGATATTCTATCTTTTGCACCATAAGAGAGCTCATCGTAGTCTTTTGGAAGATCGAATATTGTAGAATAACTTTCTCCAAGGAAATCGGTTAATCTTGAAACAATTACATTTTTGAAAAAATCTTCTATTTCGCTTCTCTCCTTTATATTTTCCGTTCCAACAATTTTATTTACAAAAAGTCGTGGATTAGAAACTCTATATGAATAAACTCCATTTGCTCTTATTCTTATTACATCAAGTTCTCTATCTCTAAAGGGAATTGGTTCATGAGTTCCCCATTTTGCGTTAGTAAAAACTTTGTTGTTTACAAAATATACCTCTGTCCTAAAAGGGCTTTTCCCATCAAAAGCTGCACCAATCACTTCTTTTAAGAGAGGAATGTTAGCTGTTGTTAAAGTATATCTTCCAGGACCAAAAGTATCAAGAGCTTTTCCATCTCTAAAGAAAACGGCTGATTGACTCTCTCTTACAATTAATTGGCTACCGATAGAGGTCTCAGCGGAACCTTCTTGGGGAACACGATGGACAATTTCATTCCCTTCGTTGTCTAAAAATTCAATAACCTCAAAAAATAAAGCCATTTTATCCCTCCTTTAGGATTTCTACTTAAAAATTACATAGAAAAACAGGAAACTTTAAATTTTAAACTTTTGAGAGAGCTCAAAAATTCCAAAGGGGGCTTTCCAATAATGCCCTTTTAGAGATTGAATTATTCCTATAATGGCTATTACAAACAATATCAAATCTCCTATATATCCAATTACATTTATAAAAGGAATAAAAGATAGGATTACAAGTCCAATCCATAATAGAAGGATTACTAGTCCTTGTTTCGCATGATGCTTGCAGAAGGTGTTTTCAGGATAAGCCAATAGAGGGATTAGAAGAAAAATCCCCAAGTAAGATAACCAAGCTAAATTCTTTCCTTCTTCTATATCTTTCTTTCTGGCTTTTGCTTTTGGTTCTTCTTTCTTTTTTTTGGTCATTTTTCCTCCTTTTTAGTTTTTTTCTCCCTCAGCTATAGGGAGTATGGTTTCTGTTTTATAAGTTGACTCTTTTAAAAACTCTAACAGATTTTCTATATTGTTTTTAATTTCATTTAATCTAAACTTGAAGAGGAAAAAAACGTTAATAAAAATAAATATATAAAGGATAACGCCTTTTAAAGTTTTAACAATTTCAATGGGTTTCTTTTTAATAGAGATTTTCTCTTTCTTCTTTATGGGTTCCCCAACAGATTCAACCTTCTCTATTATTCCAATTTCAGAAAGCCTGTAAGCTGAATTATAAGTTCTAAACTTTCCTACACCTGATATTTCTACCAGCTCCTTTAAAGAAATCCCTTCTTCAGGAATTTTTGATAGAACGGTTTTTTCATCTTCTTTGAGTTCAATGTCAATCTCTGGTTTATCGAGTTTTCTAAGGATTACGTTTTCATCAGGTAAGGCTTTTATAATTAGAGGCCATTCATCTATCCTTCGCATTCCCTCCATAACCAGGTTATTAGGTTCTATTTCTATAGAGAAAGGAGAATTTTCGTATAATTTTTTACCTGCCTCAAAAGTATATTTTCCAGTATTCCAAGTTAAAACTTCACAAGTTGTTTCTTGAATTTTAAAAGCTATTATATTTTCAATGTCTTTCTTGGATAGATCTCCAGATTTTTCAATTACTTCTAAGATAGAAATTCCTAACTCTGTAGCCCTTTCAGAATACTCTTTGAATGTATTTGGAGGAATTAACCCTGTTCTTTTAATATATTCGCTTATAGAATGAAAAAGTTGCTCCCCTTTATGAATAGCATCTGTAATTTTTCCTTTCTTAAATCCAAAGTGAACTTCTTCTTTACCAGATTTGAGTTTTAAAACTCCGTCAGCTTCATGTAAGGATAAAAATTGTAAGATCTCTGGGACAGAAAATTCCTGAATACTACCTTCCATTTCCATAAGGCCTTAACCTCCAACTTGATAATATTACCAAAGAATAGGTCAAAAATAGGGAAATTTTTAGAATATTGTTTCCTATTGAAGTTTTGTATTGAAGAGCTTCCTCCGGCTGGTAGAGAATTGAGTAGATATATATAGAAAAAAACAAACCCATAATTGCTCCAATTATTATTCCTTCAATATTTTTATTTTTGTAAAAATGTGCACTTCCGGGAATAACCAAATTCATCAGGATGTTGGTTGCTTTGTCAATATTTGTTGCTCTCTTCGATATTCTTGTTTTTACTCTTTCCCTTATACTTTTAGAACTCGTTGTGGAGAGTTTTTTTGCACATAAAACACAAACATTATCCTTGCTATCCTTCATAATAAAACTTTTGCAAATTGAGCAATAATTTTCTTTATATTTCTTAAAAACTCCTACAAGGAAAAGAGCCACTCCTATAATTGTTATAAAATATAATTTGTTATCAATTAATTTTATAATTATTCCTCGAGGTAAAAACACGTATTCATAAAGCCATCTATCTGGGGGATATTTAAATGGGGGCTTATTATTTCTTAAAGAGGTTCCCGAAATCTTTATTCCACTTTTATTTATATATTCTGTGGCTTTGTCAAGTTCAAGTTTGTCAAGAAGAATCTTGATTATTACAATATTTGCTATTTCACTTTTAGGATGATGGGTTAGAATGCTTTCGCACAACTTAATGGCAGAGGAAGTGTCTCCTATTGTATAATGAACGGAGCAGAGATTTTCTAAGTAACTTATGTCTTTTTTTAATTTATAACCTTCCTCTAATAGAGAAATAGCTTTTGAGAAATCCCCTTTTTTCGCAGATTCTATCCCTTTCACCAAATACCCATAAGGAGTCACAGGGTCTTGTAGGAATGAGCTATTAGGGATATATCTGGCTTTAAGTTCTCTATAAACAGGTCCTGTAGGTTTATAATTATTACTGATTAAATAAGAATAGGAAAAAAGGAAGGAAAGACAGATTAAGATTAAACCTGCTTTAATTAGATTAGATTTACTCATTTTAAAAAGAGAAAATACTACTAAAATAAGAAGAATATATCGCAAAGGAAGCCATACAAATAAAGCCAAGAATATAGCTATAGTCCATAATCCACTTATGTTAAATTTTATTTGAAACCACTTCATAATATAACTAAGAGAGTAAACAAAACTTGCCACAAAAATTGCTATTAAAAGCCATAAAAACCAAACAACAAAGAAAAATATTAAGCTTTTGATTAAGAAGATCTTATTATGAAGGAATTTGAAGGTTAAAAAATATTTTTGTAGGAAATCCAGCATCTTACCTATTTTTGGATAATGCAATTTTGCAAGTGCTAAAGGAATCTTCCTGTTTGAGGGGTCCAATTCTGAAGCGAAAATTAGTTCTCTTTCGCCTTTTTCTATTTCTCCTTTTTTTAAGTCTGTAATACCTAATTTAAAATATTTTTTTGCAAGAGAAGGGTTCAAGTAGTCACTGTTATCTTTTATAATATTTATAAGTTTTTCTTCTACAGATTTGCTTTTTTCAAATAGCCCTCTTGAGAGTAAAATAGAATCAATTTTGTAAAGTTGATTAGTAGAAGAAATTGTTGAAAGAGAATCTTCATAAGAAGAAAAGGGTTCTTTTAAAATGTTAATGGTATCTTGAACTCCTAAAAGAATAAAAAGGATCATTCTATTTGAATCTTTCTAAACTCTATTAAAAGGTTTTTATTTTCTGTTTTTGCCTCTACCTTTCCTGGAGAAAGAATTCCTTTTTCTGTAAGAAAATCCGAATAATTGATTGAAATTTTACCATTTTTATTTAACACAACTTTTATTGGTTTTAAATCTTGCGAAACGAAAACTTCTAAGTCGCCTTCCGCTAAAATCCATCCCTTTTC from the candidate division WOR-3 bacterium genome contains:
- a CDS encoding SPFH domain-containing protein: MALFFEVIEFLDNEGNEIVHRVPQEGSAETSIGSQLIVRESQSAVFFRDGKALDTFGPGRYTLTTANIPLLKEVIGAAFDGKSPFRTEVYFVNNKVFTNAKWGTHEPIPFRDRELDVIRIRANGVYSYRVSNPRLFVNKIVGTENIKERSEIEDFFKNVIVSRLTDFLGESYSTIFDLPKDYDELSYGAKDRISEDFEKYGMELVDFYIRSITPPPEVQKMIDERTGMGVVGDIDKFTQFQTAKALRDAASAEGGTAGAGVGVGAGIGMGAMIPEIMQKTIEEKKGSLANCERCGYSLPQGAKFCPNCGEKVGKILCSKCKKEIPKNAKFCPQCGAKQ
- a CDS encoding DUF4388 domain-containing protein, whose translation is MEMEGSIQEFSVPEILQFLSLHEADGVLKLKSGKEEVHFGFKKGKITDAIHKGEQLFHSISEYIKRTGLIPPNTFKEYSERATELGISILEVIEKSGDLSKKDIENIIAFKIQETTCEVLTWNTGKYTFEAGKKLYENSPFSIEIEPNNLVMEGMRRIDEWPLIIKALPDENVILRKLDKPEIDIELKEDEKTVLSKIPEEGISLKELVEISGVGKFRTYNSAYRLSEIGIIEKVESVGEPIKKKEKISIKKKPIEIVKTLKGVILYIFIFINVFFLFKFRLNEIKNNIENLLEFLKESTYKTETILPIAEGEKN